In the Anastrepha obliqua isolate idAnaObli1 chromosome 1, idAnaObli1_1.0, whole genome shotgun sequence genome, one interval contains:
- the LOC129253045 gene encoding transcription elongation factor 1 homolog, translated as MGRRKSKRKPPPKKKNIEPLDQQFNCPFCNHEKSCEVKMDKSRNTAKVTCRVCLEDFQTSINFLSEPIDVYNDWVDACETAN; from the exons ATGGGTCGGAGAAAATCGAAGAGAAAACCACCgccaaagaagaaaaatattgaacctttgGATCAACAGTTTAATTGCCCGTTTTGTAATCATGAAAAATCCTGTGAGGTGAAAAT ggaCAAAAGCCGTAATACTGCGAAGGTTACTTGCAGAGTTTGCCTCGAAGATTTTCAAACTAGTATAAACTTTTTATCCGAACCCATTGATGTTTACAATGATTGGGTGGATGCTTGTGAAACTGCTAACTAA
- the LOC129253046 gene encoding 60S ribosomal protein L10, with the protein MGRRPARCYRYCKNKPYPKSRFCRGVPDPKIRIFDLGRKKASVEDFPLCVHLVSDEYEQLSSEALEAGRICCNKYLVKYCGKDQFHIRMRLHPFHVIRINKMLSCAGADRLQTGMRGAFGKPQGTVARVRIGQPIMSVRSSDRYKAQVIEALRRAKFKFPGRQKIYVSKRWGFTKYDRDRYEELRDDNRLEHDGCNVKYRPEHGPIAAWEKAQRDVYA; encoded by the exons atGGGTCGACGTCCAGCGAGATG CTATCGCTATTGTAAGAATAAACCTTACCCAAAGTCGAGATTTTGTCGTGGTGTTCCAGATCCTAAAATTCGTATTTTTGATTTGGGAAGAAAGAAGGCATCAGTTGAAGATTTTCCTTTGTGCGTGCATTTAGTTTCTGATGAATATGAACAACTTAGTAGTGAGGCTTTGGAAGCTGGACGAATTTGCTGCAACAAGTATTTGGTAAAGTATTGTGGTAAAGACCAGTTCCACATACGTATGCGCCTTCACCCATTCCATGTGATCCGAATCAATAAGATGTTGTCGTGTGCTGGAGCTGATAG GCTTCAGACTGGAATGCGTGGTGCTTTTGGTAAGCCACAGGGTACCGTTGCTCGTGTCCGTATCGGCCAACCCATAATGTCGGTGCGGTCAAGTGATCGATACAAGGCTCAAGTTATTGAGGCTCTCCGTCGTGCTAAGTTTAAGTTCCCTGGACGTCAGAAG atATACGTTTCAAAGAGATGGGGATTCACCAAATATGACCGTGACCGTTATGAAGAGCTCCGTGATGATAATCGCCTTGAACACGACGGTTGCAATGTCAAATATCGTCCGGAACATGGCCCTATCGCTGCGTGGGAAAAAGCACAGCGTGACGTTTATGCTTAA